A genome region from Hippopotamus amphibius kiboko isolate mHipAmp2 chromosome 1, mHipAmp2.hap2, whole genome shotgun sequence includes the following:
- the LOC130829750 gene encoding cytochrome c-like has protein sequence MADVEKGKKIFVPKGAQCHTVEMGGSHKTGPNLHGLFGRKTGQPPGFSYTDANKNKGITWGEETLMEYLENPKKSIPGTKMIFAGIKKRRQRAGLIAYLKQATNE, from the coding sequence ATGGCTGATGTCGAGAAGGGCAAGAAGATTTTTGTTCCGAAGGGTGCCCAGTGCCATACTGTGGAAATGGGAGGCAGCCACAAGACTGGGCCAAATCTCCATGGTCTGTTTGGACGAAAGACAGGTCAGCCTCCTGGATTCTCTTACACAGATGCCAACAAGAACAAAGGCATCACCTGGGGAGAGGAGACCCTGATGGAGTATTTGGAGAATCCCAAGAAGTCCATCCCTGGAACAAAAATGATCTTCGCTGGCATTAAGAAGAGGAGACAAAGGGCAGGCTTGATAGCTTATCTCAAACAAGCTACTAATGAGTAA